DNA from Pelobacter propionicus DSM 2379:
ATCCTGACCATGCCTGCGCTGGCTACGGTCTTGCGGCCGCTTGACCGGGCCACCCCCTTCCTGATCAGGGCCGACCGGGACATCTCCCTGCAGGGATTCGTGGATGTGCTGGACACGGTCAAGAGCTGCGGTTTCAGCCGGGTCAGCCTACAGACCGAGAGTCGGCAATGAACAGACAGCGGAAGTCTCTCTGCTTGTCGCTCCTGATCCATGGCGCGCTGCTCTCCTCCCTCTATGCGGTGAGCAGTTCCTCGGCCTGGCAGAGCGCTCCGGTGGTGATCGACTTTGACGTCTCATCGGGAGCTGCTCCTGTCGGTGCTCCTGGCCCATTGCCGGCAGGGCCAGCCGCGCCGCGGCCGGCCGCACGATCCAACCCGGCGCCCCGGCCCCGGGCAGTGGCGCCTCTGCCGCCTGCCCCTGTCGCACCGCGGTCCGCCCCCAGGACGGCCCTGGAGCAGAACGGCCCGGCGGCCATCGTCGCACCCCAGAAACGCGAGGCCGTTGCAACAGCCCAGGGCGAGGGGCAGACACGGGCGATCGTTCCCGACGGCCCCCCGGGCTCTCCGGGCGGGGTGGGGAGCGTTCCGCCCGGCGGCGGAAGCGGCGGTGGGGGCAATGGAGGCGGCGGTTCGGGGAGCGAAACCGGAGGGGGCAGCGGTGGCGGAGCAACGGCCGAGCAGTTGCGCAACCGCTACCTGAGGGAGCACT
Protein-coding regions in this window:
- a CDS encoding energy transducer TonB yields the protein MNRQRKSLCLSLLIHGALLSSLYAVSSSSAWQSAPVVIDFDVSSGAAPVGAPGPLPAGPAAPRPAARSNPAPRPRAVAPLPPAPVAPRSAPRTALEQNGPAAIVAPQKREAVATAQGEGQTRAIVPDGPPGSPGGVGSVPPGGGSGGGGNGGGGSGSETGGGSGGGATAEQLRNRYLREHFAYIRDLIQKNISYPARARKFGWAGKVVVTFIIHESGKVSNERVVASSGHNLLDNNVIDTIRDVSPFPRPPVKAELRIPIVYRLD